The following coding sequences are from one Oligoflexus sp. window:
- a CDS encoding HlyD family secretion protein — translation MKKAQKVALTLVTGLALIAGYITIRDYGLESTDDAQVEGRIVNIASRVSGQVQKVFVTDNQVVKAGDPLVELDKQELQSRVAAAQAELSAARAALSSSESDVAAATSRLKLADIELDRIRTLGKSGVVSQSEVDTRKAQYDQAKAAYDQAMSRLGGGKGEGGAPGAALAKVQQAEAALELAKVNLSYTTITAPISGVISRKNVEVGQILAPMTNLMALVDLNDVWVVANFKEDQLKHMKVGQPTFIKVDTYKGEKFEGEVASIAAATGAKFSLIPPDNASGNFVKVVQRIPVYLHLKNFTNSPENALVLRPGMSAVVSIRTN, via the coding sequence ATGAAAAAAGCCCAGAAAGTAGCGCTGACCCTCGTCACCGGCCTTGCCCTCATCGCCGGATACATCACCATCCGCGATTACGGCCTTGAATCCACGGATGATGCTCAGGTGGAAGGCCGTATTGTGAATATCGCCTCACGCGTTTCCGGGCAGGTGCAGAAAGTCTTCGTCACCGACAATCAGGTGGTGAAGGCTGGCGATCCCCTGGTGGAACTCGATAAGCAGGAACTTCAGTCGCGCGTCGCCGCCGCCCAGGCGGAACTGAGCGCCGCCCGCGCCGCTTTGAGTTCCAGTGAATCCGATGTCGCCGCCGCCACATCCCGCCTGAAGCTCGCGGACATCGAACTCGATCGCATCCGAACGCTCGGCAAAAGCGGAGTGGTGTCACAGTCGGAAGTGGATACGAGAAAGGCCCAGTATGATCAGGCGAAGGCGGCCTATGATCAGGCCATGTCGCGGCTCGGTGGTGGCAAAGGGGAAGGCGGTGCTCCAGGTGCCGCGCTCGCCAAGGTTCAGCAGGCCGAAGCCGCACTCGAACTCGCCAAAGTCAACCTTTCCTATACCACCATCACAGCGCCGATTTCGGGCGTGATTTCCCGTAAGAACGTCGAGGTCGGGCAGATCCTCGCGCCGATGACCAACCTCATGGCTTTGGTGGATCTGAATGATGTCTGGGTGGTGGCCAACTTCAAGGAAGATCAGCTGAAGCACATGAAAGTGGGTCAGCCCACCTTCATCAAGGTCGATACCTATAAAGGCGAGAAATTCGAAGGCGAGGTCGCGTCCATCGCCGCCGCCACGGGTGCGAAGTTCTCCTTGATTCCACCCGACAATGCCTCGGGCAACTTCGTGAAGGTGGTGCAGCGCATCCCCGTTTACCTGCACCTCAAAAACTTTACGAATTCCCCCGAGAATGCTCTGGTCCTGCGCCCCGGCATGAGCGCCGTCGTCTCCATCAGAACGAATTGA
- a CDS encoding DHA2 family efflux MFS transporter permease subunit, protein MEQTLITGSKRGITIAAMAAAMMAILDISIVNVAISDIRAAFGTPIDQIAWVSTGYMMANVVVIPITGWLQRRFGFKRYFTVSIGIFIVASALCGLAWNLPSLVAFRILQGMGGGAIIPTAQSILFARYPRQEHGMAGAMFGLGAVTGPLLGPTLGGYLIDIASWHWIFFINLPIGIFAAAMAWRHIDEPGFKAETTPIDRWGLTLLAIGMASLQFVLEEGNRDDWFQSTTIVILSAIAFVSLITFAVHELEVKNPIVDLRVFANRSYAAATGINFMIGIALFSATFLYALYCGAIMHYRALDIGELFLKGSCIQILIMPLIGRFGHKFDGRYLLAFGISMLIGGLYMNTKLSNQSDFTQMVMPIFIRSLGLGFVFVPLSLIALSDLPAHQRGNAAGLFNLTRELGGSIGTAWMSTLLSRAQTREYAYISESVTRYSEATRQRLEMMQHGIGTKLLDSETGVLALLRLKVTEQSLIKAFNTNFVIITLAFTATLMLVFLLRRPSQGGAPVHDAH, encoded by the coding sequence ATGGAACAAACGCTCATCACCGGCTCCAAACGCGGCATCACGATTGCCGCGATGGCCGCGGCTATGATGGCAATTCTGGATATATCCATCGTGAACGTGGCGATCTCCGATATTCGCGCCGCGTTCGGCACTCCGATTGATCAGATCGCCTGGGTTTCCACCGGCTATATGATGGCCAACGTCGTGGTCATTCCCATTACGGGCTGGCTGCAGAGGCGTTTTGGTTTCAAACGCTATTTCACCGTCTCCATCGGCATCTTCATCGTGGCCTCGGCGCTCTGCGGCCTTGCCTGGAATCTGCCGTCCCTCGTGGCCTTCCGTATTCTGCAGGGCATGGGCGGCGGCGCCATCATCCCCACCGCGCAGTCCATACTTTTCGCCCGCTATCCGCGGCAGGAGCACGGCATGGCCGGCGCCATGTTTGGTCTGGGCGCCGTGACAGGACCTCTTCTGGGGCCGACGCTGGGTGGTTATCTCATCGACATCGCCAGCTGGCATTGGATCTTCTTCATCAACCTTCCCATCGGTATTTTTGCAGCTGCGATGGCCTGGCGTCATATCGATGAACCTGGATTCAAGGCGGAAACCACTCCGATCGATCGCTGGGGGCTGACGCTTTTGGCGATCGGCATGGCCAGCCTTCAGTTCGTTCTGGAGGAAGGCAACCGCGATGACTGGTTTCAAAGCACAACGATCGTCATCCTCTCGGCCATCGCCTTTGTTTCGCTGATCACCTTCGCCGTGCATGAACTGGAGGTCAAAAATCCGATCGTGGACCTCAGGGTCTTTGCCAATCGGTCCTATGCGGCGGCCACCGGCATCAACTTCATGATCGGGATCGCGCTTTTTTCCGCGACCTTCCTCTATGCCCTCTACTGCGGGGCCATCATGCATTATAGGGCGCTGGACATTGGCGAGCTGTTTCTGAAGGGCAGCTGCATCCAGATCCTGATCATGCCTTTGATCGGGCGCTTCGGACATAAATTCGATGGCCGCTATCTTCTAGCCTTTGGCATCAGCATGCTGATCGGCGGTCTTTATATGAACACCAAACTCTCGAATCAATCCGACTTCACTCAGATGGTGATGCCGATCTTCATCCGTTCCCTGGGCCTTGGATTCGTCTTCGTTCCCCTCAGCCTGATCGCTCTTTCCGATCTGCCCGCGCATCAGCGGGGGAATGCCGCGGGTCTTTTCAACCTGACCCGCGAGCTGGGCGGTTCGATAGGAACCGCGTGGATGAGCACACTCCTGAGCCGGGCGCAGACGCGGGAGTATGCCTACATCTCCGAGTCCGTGACCCGCTATTCGGAGGCCACAAGACAAAGGCTCGAAATGATGCAGCATGGCATCGGCACCAAACTTCTCGATTCGGAAACCGGAGTCCTGGCCCTACTGCGCCTGAAGGTGACCGAACAGAGCCTCATCAAAGCCTTCAATACCAACTTCGTCATCATCACCCTGGCCTTTACCGCGACGCTGATGCTCGTCTTTCTTCTGCGTCGGCCTTCACAAGGAGGAGCACCTGTTCATGATGCCCACTAA
- a CDS encoding family 43 glycosylhydrolase, whose translation MDTNLLPDFRFNDTFRNPIIETGADPWIIKKDDLYYYCFSDNKSSIYVSYARCPLLLAKAKKHLIWRAPKRQAYSHETWAPELHFLDGRWYVYFAASDGDNHTHRMYVLEGESPVGPYRFKGQISPATDRWAIDGTILDMNDGQRYFVWSGWDGSTNIQQNLYIARMKNPWSLVEQTVPNPQLKALRRQTGTLLNLEVTAEEAGQYTLEVLYHCTSTAMQRLEINDETHLGLHYTPTGNRNWQTHFERIELKQGRNVLRFATGIGKVTIDKVLIRPVGHDRTMISSPEFHWEKQGGPPYINEGPQILRKDDRLHIVYSASGSWTDHYQLGLLTFQGGCVLEKKNWKKKGPVFAGTDRVFGPGHASFIEYEGHDWIVYHAAKHSGAGWNRHVRMQPFHWDEAGDPIFGTPWPTLGDDDTPDDLIRTSGA comes from the coding sequence GTGGATACCAATCTCCTGCCTGATTTCCGTTTTAACGACACGTTTCGCAATCCTATTATCGAGACCGGCGCTGATCCTTGGATCATTAAGAAGGACGATCTCTATTACTACTGTTTTTCCGATAATAAGTCGTCGATCTATGTAAGCTACGCCCGCTGCCCCCTGCTCCTGGCCAAGGCGAAGAAACATTTGATCTGGCGCGCTCCCAAGCGGCAGGCCTATTCGCACGAGACCTGGGCGCCCGAGCTGCATTTCCTCGATGGCCGCTGGTATGTGTACTTCGCGGCTTCCGATGGCGATAATCACACCCATCGCATGTATGTGCTGGAAGGCGAGAGTCCGGTCGGGCCCTACCGCTTCAAAGGCCAGATCTCCCCTGCCACCGATCGCTGGGCGATCGATGGAACCATTCTGGATATGAACGATGGCCAGCGCTATTTCGTTTGGTCCGGCTGGGATGGGAGCACCAATATCCAGCAGAATCTTTATATTGCCCGTATGAAGAATCCCTGGTCGCTCGTCGAGCAGACCGTTCCGAATCCCCAGCTGAAAGCCCTGCGGCGGCAGACAGGAACCCTCCTTAATTTGGAAGTGACGGCTGAAGAAGCGGGGCAGTATACGCTCGAAGTCCTTTACCACTGCACCTCGACCGCCATGCAAAGACTTGAGATCAACGACGAGACTCATCTGGGTCTGCACTATACGCCGACCGGCAATCGCAATTGGCAAACCCACTTCGAACGCATCGAACTGAAGCAGGGGCGCAATGTCCTGCGCTTTGCGACTGGTATTGGCAAGGTGACGATTGACAAGGTTCTGATAAGGCCCGTCGGCCATGACAGGACCATGATCTCTTCACCTGAATTCCACTGGGAAAAACAGGGCGGCCCGCCTTATATCAATGAGGGCCCGCAGATTCTGCGGAAAGATGATCGACTGCATATCGTCTATTCAGCGAGTGGCAGCTGGACGGATCATTATCAGCTGGGTCTTCTGACCTTTCAAGGCGGCTGCGTCCTGGAAAAGAAGAACTGGAAGAAGAAGGGGCCGGTCTTTGCCGGCACCGATCGCGTCTTTGGGCCTGGACATGCGTCCTTCATCGAATATGAAGGGCATGACTGGATTGTCTATCACGCTGCGAAACACAGCGGGGCGGGCTGGAATCGTCACGTGCGCATGCAGCCCTTTCACTGGGATGAGGCCGGCGATCCCATCTTTGGAACGCCCTGGCCCACCCTCGGTGATGATGATACGCCGGATGATCTGATCCGCACGTCAGGCGCTTAG
- a CDS encoding TolC family protein, with protein sequence MMPTKYLSRILWISLAWILPLQASAASDPRVRLVKKGSGLSLDEAMQRAEKESSALKSLEAARQASEARADQAGDSKGPRLSLEAQRAWIDTDVNKLAGKTLPNGIRNPDNVNTAGVVVTQPLTGWFALNNKEEAEQHLTEAARADYEASVQDLRSRSAETFLRVLKATRLRDIARQSLGVIQKQKNDAEALRRQGKLAQLDFDRFSFAESEAITQLSDAESQLLVAAAALREQINLPADQELVLEDIESQTTVNAQNHSDQRSELRSAAERAEAFKSYRAAAQIDYYPTVNAFARFDRDFAAEDIVIPIPGAPTYPKEDYRDRFTYGLSLNWVLWDGLARKARVRELTAESERVTLQRAALASNLRIEEAQTAAEYDKAQQTLRNAEVSARLSEEIFEAFTAKFQNGLATTTDVLSAERDLTRARAQLASTGYDLQMAAIRYNRAHGSKL encoded by the coding sequence ATGATGCCCACTAAATATCTGTCCCGAATTTTATGGATAAGCCTCGCATGGATTCTACCGCTGCAGGCGTCGGCCGCCAGCGATCCCCGCGTGCGCCTTGTGAAAAAAGGCTCGGGCCTGTCGCTGGACGAGGCCATGCAAAGAGCCGAGAAGGAAAGTTCCGCCCTGAAATCCCTGGAGGCCGCGCGCCAGGCGTCTGAGGCTCGTGCCGATCAGGCTGGTGACAGCAAGGGCCCCCGTCTGAGTCTGGAGGCGCAGCGCGCGTGGATAGATACGGATGTGAATAAGCTTGCCGGTAAAACCCTACCCAATGGTATTCGCAATCCCGACAACGTGAACACAGCGGGCGTTGTGGTCACCCAGCCGCTGACAGGCTGGTTTGCTCTGAACAATAAAGAGGAAGCCGAGCAGCATCTGACGGAAGCGGCGCGCGCGGATTATGAGGCGAGCGTTCAGGACCTCAGAAGCCGCAGTGCAGAGACGTTTTTACGAGTTCTGAAAGCCACCCGCCTGCGCGACATTGCCCGGCAGTCCCTCGGTGTTATTCAAAAGCAGAAAAACGATGCCGAAGCCCTGCGCCGACAGGGTAAGCTGGCTCAACTTGATTTTGACCGCTTTTCTTTTGCTGAATCGGAGGCCATCACCCAGCTGAGCGACGCGGAATCGCAGCTTCTGGTGGCTGCTGCGGCCCTGCGCGAGCAGATCAATCTGCCTGCTGATCAGGAACTTGTCCTGGAGGATATTGAAAGTCAAACCACTGTCAACGCTCAGAATCATAGCGATCAGCGGTCGGAACTTCGCAGTGCCGCGGAACGTGCCGAGGCCTTCAAGAGTTATCGGGCAGCGGCCCAGATTGATTACTATCCCACCGTCAATGCCTTTGCGCGCTTCGATCGGGATTTTGCCGCCGAGGATATCGTGATCCCCATTCCAGGCGCACCGACCTATCCGAAAGAGGATTATCGGGATCGCTTCACCTATGGCTTGTCGCTAAACTGGGTGCTCTGGGACGGGCTCGCCCGCAAGGCCCGCGTGCGTGAGCTGACGGCTGAATCGGAGCGGGTGACCCTGCAGCGCGCTGCGCTGGCTTCGAATCTTCGTATTGAAGAAGCGCAAACAGCAGCCGAGTATGACAAGGCTCAGCAAACCCTTCGCAATGCTGAAGTATCGGCGCGGCTGAGCGAGGAAATCTTCGAGGCCTTCACCGCCAAATTTCAAAACGGTCTGGCCACCACCACAGATGTGCTCAGCGCTGAAAGGGATCTGACCAGGGCCCGCGCGCAGCTCGCCAGTACGGGCTATGACCTGCAGATGGCCGCGATCCGTTACAATCGGGCTCACGGCAGCAAACTCTGA